From Thermosipho africanus Ob7:
TAAACGTTAGGAGTGATGTTGTATTTGTTTGGATTGGTGAAAGCATTGTCAATGATTTTTATGGAAAAATTGTTCAAAATTATCTAAGTAAGTACCCAATACTTAGAGAACGAGTGTATTTTTTGCCTTTTAGGAATGACGCCCCTGATTTAATGACTGACTTTGATCTTTTTTTGTTAACTTCTGACAGCGAAGGAGCTCCACTTGTGATCCTTGAAGCCCGGGGAAATGGTATTCCAATCGTTAGTACTGATGTAGGTTGTGTAAGCGAAATGATAGAAGAAGATTTTGTTAGTAATGATGATTATTGTTTGTCAAAAATCGTTTTAGATCTATTAGATAAAAATATTAATTTAGAAAGTAATAAAGAAAATTATTATAAAGAGTTCTTAGTTAAATATGTATCGATTTATAATGAATTTATGTTAGATAGAGATCTTAGTTAGTATTATTTTAAATTAGAAACAATGAGTAATTTTTATTTCTTAGGAGGATTTTTAAATGTCCTATTTAATAATTCTTTTAATTATATCATATTTCGTATATTCATTAGATAAGTATTCAAAAAAGATTTTTTCCATATCAGTAATATTAATTTTGTCTCAGTTTACTTTTTCTTATGTTTTTTATAATAGTGAAATAAATAGAAAATGGATTTTTATTTACGATAAACCAAAAATGTCATGGAGTTTTTTGATTTTTTTTCTGCTGTTTATCTTTGGAATACTTTGGGGTTATTATTTTCAAGAAAAAGTAAAGTTTGTTTTTTCTTTTTTACCTGCTAGGAGCTTGAAATATAGTAAGTTTAAATTAAAACTTATGTATTATTTTTTAGCAATTCTTTCGATTTTAGCGTTTTCTATAGCTATAAGTGGAGTTAATATAAACTTTCTTGTTGTATCTTCGAGGCTATATGAGCAACAATTTGGAAGAAGCACCTTAATTAATTATCTTTATTTTTTAAATGTTGTTGCTATTATTTTAAGTGTTTATTATAGATACTTATTTCAGAAAAGAATAAAATATTCGAAAATTATAAATATTTTGTTGATTTTTATTTCTTTTTTTCATGGAATAAAATTTACTATTTTTGATACTTTTTTGTATCCTATAATATTTTCTTATGTAGTTAATGATGATTTAAAAACGATAAAAGATTTTATTACTCGATATATAATTGTTTTAATATTTTTGTTTATTGCTATAGTGTTATTTTTTATCTTTGTGAGAGGAAATGGTGTTGCTGGTATTTATAACTACTTTTTTTCTAGTGTTTATAATTATTTTTATAATATTGAAACTCGCCCATTTCAATTTGTTAATCCGTTGAGGTTGTTTATACCAAGGGAATTTAATCTGAATTTTAAGTTTGAAATTTGGGGGATCTATGGTTATTCATTAAATGATAGTTATAATACCTATACTGGTTTTAGCATGTTGTACTCAATTTTCAATATTTTTTATCCATTTATATATTTTCCATATTTACTTTTATTAATTAAAAATTTCTACTTAAAGAAAGAAAGTGGACTTTTGAATTCCTTCTTATTAACTTATTTGTTATATTGTAATCTTATGATGTTTTTTTCTTGGCAATTTACAAAGTCAAAGTATATATATTATATTTTTGTGGTTTTTATTATAGATATTTTCTCTAGAAAGCGTAATTGTATTAAGAGTTTTTAGAATTTTTAAAACTTTCAGGTGAGGATGGTAACTATGAAAAAAAAGGGACTAGTATTTATTAGAACAGATTTAAAAAAACATATTGGTGTTTATCATAAGGTTTTGGAAATTTCGAAAACATTATCTTTAAAAGGGAATGTAATTTTAGTTTATAACTTTGGTGGAAAAATAATTTTTTCAGAGTATTGTGAAAATAAATTGGTTTATAAGAGAAAAATTAATAATGTTAATATTATTAAAGTTATAGAAGATTTATTAAAGAAAAACAAGTTTGAATTTGCATATATAAGATTTTCTTTAGGTGACCCAATTTCTCTAATCATTCAAAAGATTTTAAATAAAAATAAAGTAAAGATTTTTCTTGAAATTCCTGTTTTTCCCTTTGATAAGGAAATAATTTCCTTGAAAAATAAGATAAGGTGGTATTTAAATAGCCTTTTTTTTAAAAGTGAAATTTTTCTATCGGATTATATTGTTTCAACTTCGTATAATGTTGATAATATTTTTGGTAAGCCAATAATTAGGATATTTAATGGTATTCATCCAGAAAAATTTCGGTTAAAAAAGAAGCAAAAATTAGAAAGGGATTTTTATTTAATAGGTGTAAGTTCTTTAACTTTTTGGCAAGGATATGATAGGGTTATAAAAGGAATTTATGACTTTAAAAAGAAAAACGAAACTTATAATGTTAAATTTTTCATTATAGGTGAGGGCCATGAAAGAAAAAAATTAGAAAAAATGGTAAAGAAATTAGGTTTAATTGATAATGTAGAATTTTTGGGAGTATTAAAAGGAGAAAAGCTTGATGCGTTTTTTGACATGGCTCATATAGCAGTTGGGGCTCTCGGGCGACATAGAACAAATTCTAATAA
This genomic window contains:
- a CDS encoding O-antigen polymerase, producing the protein MSYLIILLIISYFVYSLDKYSKKIFSISVILILSQFTFSYVFYNSEINRKWIFIYDKPKMSWSFLIFFLLFIFGILWGYYFQEKVKFVFSFLPARSLKYSKFKLKLMYYFLAILSILAFSIAISGVNINFLVVSSRLYEQQFGRSTLINYLYFLNVVAIILSVYYRYLFQKRIKYSKIINILLIFISFFHGIKFTIFDTFLYPIIFSYVVNDDLKTIKDFITRYIIVLIFLFIAIVLFFIFVRGNGVAGIYNYFFSSVYNYFYNIETRPFQFVNPLRLFIPREFNLNFKFEIWGIYGYSLNDSYNTYTGFSMLYSIFNIFYPFIYFPYLLLLIKNFYLKKESGLLNSFLLTYLLYCNLMMFFSWQFTKSKYIYYIFVVFIIDIFSRKRNCIKSF
- a CDS encoding glycosyltransferase; this translates as MKKKGLVFIRTDLKKHIGVYHKVLEISKTLSLKGNVILVYNFGGKIIFSEYCENKLVYKRKINNVNIIKVIEDLLKKNKFEFAYIRFSLGDPISLIIQKILNKNKVKIFLEIPVFPFDKEIISLKNKIRWYLNSLFFKSEIFLSDYIVSTSYNVDNIFGKPIIRIFNGIHPEKFRLKKKQKLERDFYLIGVSSLTFWQGYDRVIKGIYDFKKKNETYNVKFFIIGEGHERKKLEKMVKKLGLIDNVEFLGVLKGEKLDAFFDMAHIAVGALGRHRTNSNNISTLKASEYCARGIPFFTSVNEIAFSEDFKFMKRIESNDENIDIFEIIDFYKYCENFDYPLEMRQFAMKELSWQKGLKNVLDLI